In Jeotgalibaca arthritidis, a single genomic region encodes these proteins:
- a CDS encoding adenylate kinase translates to MKKNLIITGLPGAGKGTQAERIIDKYGIPHISTGDMFRAAMKNETALGLEAKSFMDKGELVPDEVTNGIVKERLQEEDTKNGFLLDGFPRTMDQAVALDNIMTELGRQIDAVINIEVNPDVLMARLTGRLICRNCGATYHKLNHPPKVEGVCDRCGSTDLYQREDDKPETVENRIRINQEQSKPIIEFYSEKGLLHTLNGETEIEDLFQEVQDIIG, encoded by the coding sequence ATGAAGAAAAACCTGATTATTACAGGACTTCCTGGAGCAGGGAAAGGAACACAAGCTGAACGTATTATTGACAAGTATGGTATTCCACATATTTCTACTGGAGATATGTTCCGTGCGGCAATGAAAAATGAAACTGCATTAGGACTAGAAGCCAAGTCTTTTATGGACAAAGGTGAACTTGTTCCTGATGAAGTGACAAATGGTATTGTTAAGGAACGTCTGCAAGAAGAAGATACGAAAAATGGTTTCTTATTGGACGGGTTCCCCCGCACAATGGACCAAGCCGTAGCTTTGGATAACATTATGACTGAATTGGGTCGTCAGATTGATGCTGTCATCAATATTGAAGTAAACCCAGATGTTTTAATGGCTCGTTTGACTGGTCGCTTGATCTGCCGTAATTGCGGTGCGACATACCACAAACTTAACCATCCACCAAAAGTAGAGGGAGTTTGTGATCGTTGCGGAAGCACTGACCTGTATCAACGAGAAGACGATAAGCCGGAAACAGTTGAAAACCGTATTCGCATTAATCAAGAACAATCCAAACCAATTATTGAGTTTTACTCTGAAAAAGGTTTACTCCACACACTTAATGGTGAAACTGAGATCGAAGATTTATTCCAAGAAGTTCAAGACATCATTGGTTAA
- the secY gene encoding preprotein translocase subunit SecY, whose translation MFALLKNAFQVKDIRNRIFFTLGMLIVFRIGTHITVPGVNAGAIQNLASIGLFSLLNTFGGGALSQYSIFAMGVSPYITSSIVIQLLQMDIIPKFTEWSKQGEVGRRKLNQATKYLAVVLAFVQSIGISIGFNQLSNLGLVRNPGLETYLMIALIMTAGSMLVIFIGDAITMNGIGNGTSLIIFSGIVARIPADLITFYEDRFVNSSELTTNIIFTVALLVAMLLVVIFVVYIQQAERRIPVQYSKRATGSNQAAHLPLKINSAGVIPVIFASSFMMTPQTILGFFAANHSEATWYQVVNTLVNFREPIGAAIYTILIVVFTYFYALIQINPEKMAENLQKSGAYIPSVRPGRGTEEYITSLLMRLSTVGAVFLGLIALLPIVASALWNLPDSLALGGTSLLIVIGTALDTARQIEGRMVKRNYQGFIQK comes from the coding sequence ATGTTTGCGCTTCTGAAAAATGCATTTCAGGTGAAGGACATTAGAAACAGAATTTTCTTTACACTTGGTATGTTGATTGTTTTCCGTATCGGAACTCATATTACTGTACCTGGTGTGAATGCGGGTGCCATTCAAAACTTGGCATCAATAGGCTTATTTAGCCTATTGAACACTTTTGGAGGTGGAGCACTTAGTCAGTACTCTATCTTCGCAATGGGTGTCTCGCCTTATATCACTTCTTCTATTGTCATTCAACTCTTACAAATGGATATTATTCCGAAATTCACGGAATGGTCTAAACAAGGTGAAGTTGGTAGAAGGAAGTTGAATCAAGCAACAAAGTACTTAGCAGTTGTTCTTGCATTTGTACAATCAATCGGGATTTCAATTGGTTTTAACCAATTATCCAACTTAGGATTAGTTCGCAACCCAGGATTAGAAACCTATCTCATGATAGCGTTGATTATGACTGCAGGTTCGATGCTAGTAATCTTTATCGGTGATGCGATAACAATGAATGGGATTGGTAATGGAACTTCTCTGATTATCTTCTCTGGTATTGTTGCTCGTATTCCAGCCGATTTAATTACTTTCTATGAAGATCGTTTTGTCAATTCAAGTGAACTGACAACCAACATCATTTTTACAGTAGCCTTACTTGTAGCAATGTTATTAGTTGTTATTTTTGTTGTTTATATTCAACAAGCGGAAAGAAGAATACCAGTTCAGTATTCTAAACGAGCAACTGGGTCAAACCAAGCAGCTCACTTACCGTTAAAAATCAACTCTGCTGGAGTTATTCCGGTTATTTTTGCCAGTTCATTCATGATGACTCCGCAAACAATCTTAGGATTCTTTGCAGCGAATCATAGTGAGGCAACTTGGTATCAAGTGGTTAATACATTAGTCAATTTCCGTGAACCAATTGGAGCTGCTATTTATACAATTCTGATTGTCGTGTTCACGTATTTCTATGCGCTAATTCAAATTAACCCTGAGAAAATGGCCGAGAATTTACAAAAGTCAGGAGCTTACATCCCGAGTGTTCGCCCTGGTAGAGGAACCGAAGAATATATTACAAGCTTGTTGATGCGCTTAAGTACAGTTGGCGCTGTGTTCCTCGGATTGATTGCTCTCTTGCCTATTGTTGCTTCTGCATTATGGAACCTACCAGACTCATTAGCTCTTGGTGGAACTAGTCTTTTAATTGTTATCGGAACCGCATTGGATACCGCAAGACAAATTGAAGGACGAATGGTGAAACGCAATTATCAAGGATTTATTCAAAAGTAA
- the rplO gene encoding 50S ribosomal protein L15 has product MKLHELKPTEGSRKVRNRVGRGSSSGNGKTSGRGHKGQKARSGGGVRLGFEGGQQPLFRRIPKRGFTNINRKEYAVVNLDTLNRFEEGTEVTPALLVESGVVRDEKSGIKVLAKGAVEKKLNVKAHKFSEAAKEAIEAAGGTVEVI; this is encoded by the coding sequence ATGAAACTTCATGAATTAAAACCAACAGAAGGATCTCGTAAAGTACGTAACCGTGTAGGTCGTGGATCTTCATCAGGAAACGGAAAAACATCTGGACGTGGACATAAAGGTCAAAAAGCTCGTTCAGGTGGTGGAGTAAGATTAGGCTTCGAAGGTGGACAACAACCATTGTTCCGTCGTATCCCTAAACGTGGATTTACAAACATCAATCGTAAAGAATATGCTGTTGTAAACCTAGATACTTTAAACCGTTTCGAAGAAGGTACAGAAGTAACACCGGCATTACTTGTTGAAAGCGGCGTTGTACGTGATGAAAAATCCGGCATCAAAGTTTTAGCAAAAGGTGCGGTTGAGAAGAAATTGAACGTTAAAGCTCATAAATTCTCCGAAGCAGCGAAAGAAGCGATTGAAGCTGCCGGTGGAACTGTTGAGGTGATCTAA
- the rpmD gene encoding 50S ribosomal protein L30 has protein sequence MAELKITLVRSSIGRPQNQKDTLKALGLTKVGKTAVKPANDAIKGMINTVSHLVEVEEVK, from the coding sequence ATGGCAGAATTAAAGATTACTTTAGTACGTAGCTCAATTGGACGTCCTCAAAACCAAAAAGATACTTTGAAGGCTTTAGGATTAACAAAAGTTGGTAAAACTGCTGTAAAACCTGCTAATGATGCAATCAAAGGCATGATTAACACAGTTAGCCATTTAGTAGAAGTAGAAGAAGTTAAATAA
- the rpsE gene encoding 30S ribosomal protein S5, with protein sequence MVYIDPTHLDIEDRVVAINRVTKVVKGGRKLRFAALVVVGDRNGHVGFGTGKANEVPEAIRKAIEAAKKNMIEVPITGTTIPHEVIGRYSGGNVMLKPAVAGSGVSAGGPVRAVIELAGIADITSKSLGSSTPINMVRATVNGLEQLKKIEDVAALRGKSVEEIKG encoded by the coding sequence ATGGTATATATTGACCCAACTCATTTAGATATTGAAGATCGCGTTGTTGCGATTAACCGTGTAACTAAAGTTGTTAAAGGTGGACGTAAATTACGTTTTGCTGCTTTAGTTGTTGTCGGAGATAGAAATGGACATGTTGGTTTCGGTACAGGGAAAGCTAACGAAGTTCCAGAAGCAATCCGTAAAGCTATCGAAGCTGCTAAGAAAAACATGATTGAAGTACCAATTACAGGAACAACAATTCCTCACGAAGTAATCGGTCGTTATAGCGGTGGTAACGTAATGTTGAAACCTGCTGTTGCCGGTTCTGGAGTATCAGCTGGAGGTCCTGTTCGTGCGGTCATCGAATTAGCAGGTATCGCTGATATTACTTCTAAATCATTAGGTTCAAGCACTCCAATTAACATGGTTCGTGCAACTGTTAATGGTCTAGAACAATTGAAAAAAATCGAGGATGTTGCTGCATTACGTGGTAAATCCGTAGAAGAAATTAAAGGTTAA
- the rplR gene encoding 50S ribosomal protein L18 has product MINKPDKNKTRQSRHARVRRKISGTAECPRLNVFRSNKHIYAQLVDDVAGVTLASASSKKDASEAATKTEQAAVVGKVIAERATEKGLKSVVFDRGGYLYHGRVQTLAEAARENGLDF; this is encoded by the coding sequence GTGATTAATAAACCAGATAAAAACAAAACACGCCAGTCAAGACATGCTCGCGTAAGAAGAAAAATCTCTGGTACTGCTGAGTGCCCACGCTTGAACGTATTCCGTTCTAACAAACACATCTACGCTCAATTAGTTGATGACGTAGCGGGTGTGACGCTGGCAAGTGCCTCAAGTAAAAAAGATGCATCTGAAGCAGCTACTAAAACAGAACAAGCCGCAGTTGTAGGTAAAGTTATCGCTGAACGCGCAACTGAAAAAGGTTTGAAATCAGTAGTATTTGACCGTGGAGGATACTTATACCACGGACGTGTACAAACATTAGCTGAAGCTGCCCGTGAAAACGGACTAGATTTCTAA
- the rplF gene encoding 50S ribosomal protein L6 codes for MSRIGNKQVEIPAGVTIAQDGNTVTVKGPKGELTQTFSELITINVEGNTATFTRANEEKFTKSIHGTTRALFSNMVVGVSEGFKKDLELIGVGYRAQLQGNKLVLNVGYSHPVEFTPEEGVTVEVNANTKITISGYDKEKVGALAANVRAVRPPEPYKGKGIKYSDEIIRRKEGKTGK; via the coding sequence GTGAGTCGTATTGGTAATAAACAAGTCGAAATTCCAGCTGGCGTAACCATTGCTCAAGATGGAAACACAGTAACAGTCAAAGGTCCTAAAGGCGAATTGACACAAACTTTCAGTGAGCTAATCACTATCAATGTAGAAGGAAACACTGCTACATTTACTCGTGCAAACGAAGAAAAGTTCACAAAATCTATTCACGGAACAACTCGTGCGCTATTCAGCAACATGGTTGTTGGTGTATCTGAAGGATTTAAGAAAGATCTAGAATTAATTGGGGTTGGGTACCGTGCTCAATTACAAGGTAACAAACTTGTATTGAACGTTGGTTACTCTCATCCAGTAGAATTCACTCCAGAAGAAGGTGTAACTGTAGAAGTTAACGCTAATACAAAAATCACTATTTCTGGTTACGACAAAGAAAAAGTTGGCGCTCTAGCAGCTAACGTTCGCGCTGTACGCCCACCAGAGCCATACAAAGGCAAAGGTATCAAGTACTCTGACGAAATCATCCGTCGTAAAGAAGGTAAAACTGGTAAATAA
- the rpsH gene encoding 30S ribosomal protein S8, with the protein MVMTDPIADFLTRIRNANMVRHASLEVPASNMKVEIAKILKNEGFIKNFEVIEDDKQNVIRVFLKYGANNERVITGLKRISKPGLRVFAKSGEVPRVLNGLGIAIVSTSEGVVTDKEARAKNIGGEVLAYVW; encoded by the coding sequence ATGGTTATGACAGATCCAATCGCAGATTTCCTTACTCGTATTCGTAACGCTAACATGGTTCGCCATGCAAGCCTAGAAGTTCCTGCTTCTAATATGAAAGTAGAAATCGCTAAGATCCTTAAAAATGAAGGATTCATTAAAAACTTTGAAGTCATTGAAGACGACAAACAAAACGTTATCCGTGTTTTCTTAAAATATGGTGCAAATAACGAACGTGTTATCACTGGACTAAAACGCATCTCTAAACCAGGTTTGCGTGTGTTTGCGAAAAGCGGCGAAGTTCCTCGCGTATTAAACGGCTTAGGAATCGCTATCGTATCCACTTCTGAAGGTGTTGTCACAGATAAAGAAGCAAGAGCTAAAAATATTGGTGGAGAAGTATTGGCTTACGTTTGGTAA
- a CDS encoding type Z 30S ribosomal protein S14: protein MAKKSMIAKNKRPAKFSTQEYTRCERCGRPHSVYRKFKLCRICLRELAYKGQIPGMKKASW from the coding sequence GTGGCTAAAAAATCAATGATCGCTAAAAACAAACGCCCAGCTAAATTCTCAACGCAAGAATATACACGTTGTGAACGTTGTGGACGTCCGCATTCTGTTTACCGTAAGTTCAAATTGTGCCGCATTTGTTTGCGTGAACTAGCTTATAAAGGACAAATCCCTGGCATGAAGAAAGCAAGCTGGTAA
- the rplE gene encoding 50S ribosomal protein L5: MNRLKEKYTKEITPSLVEKFNYTSVMEVPKVEKIVINMGVGDAVANAKNLEKAVEELTLISGQKPVITHAKKSIAAFRLREGMAIGAKVTLRGERMYEFLDKLVTVSLPRVRDFRGISKRSFDGRGNYTLGVKEQLIFPEVDYDRVDKVRGMDIVIVTTANTDEESRELLTQLGMPFQK, from the coding sequence ATGAACCGTTTGAAAGAAAAATATACAAAAGAAATCACACCTTCATTGGTGGAAAAATTCAACTACACTTCTGTCATGGAAGTTCCTAAAGTTGAAAAAATTGTTATCAACATGGGTGTTGGTGACGCTGTAGCAAACGCTAAAAATCTAGAAAAAGCAGTTGAAGAGCTAACATTGATCTCTGGTCAAAAACCAGTTATCACTCATGCTAAAAAATCAATCGCTGCATTCCGTTTACGTGAAGGTATGGCAATTGGTGCTAAAGTTACTTTACGTGGCGAAAGAATGTACGAATTCTTAGACAAACTAGTAACAGTTTCATTACCACGTGTACGTGATTTCCGTGGTATTAGCAAACGTTCTTTTGATGGACGTGGAAACTACACTTTAGGTGTTAAAGAACAATTGATTTTCCCTGAAGTTGACTACGATAGAGTTGACAAAGTACGTGGTATGGATATCGTTATCGTAACTACTGCTAACACAGATGAAGAATCAAGAGAATTATTGACTCAATTAGGAATGCCATTCCAAAAATAA
- the rplX gene encoding 50S ribosomal protein L24: MHVKTGDKVKVITGKDKGKEGTILKTLPKKDRVIVEGINIVKKHRKASQSNLTGGILEEEAPIHVSNVMLIDPKTGEPTKVGYKVEDDKKVRVSKKTGNIID, encoded by the coding sequence ATGCACGTAAAAACTGGCGATAAAGTTAAAGTGATTACTGGTAAAGATAAAGGTAAAGAAGGAACGATCCTAAAAACTCTACCTAAAAAAGACCGCGTGATCGTTGAAGGCATTAACATTGTGAAGAAACATCGTAAAGCTTCACAAAGCAACTTGACTGGTGGTATTCTTGAAGAAGAAGCGCCAATTCATGTGTCTAATGTAATGTTGATTGATCCTAAGACTGGTGAACCTACTAAAGTAGGCTATAAAGTTGAAGACGATAAGAAAGTCCGTGTTTCTAAAAAAACTGGAAACATTATCGACTAA
- the rplN gene encoding 50S ribosomal protein L14, which translates to MIQTESRLKVADNSGAREVLAIKVLGGSGRKYANIGDVIVATVKQATPGGVVKKGEVVKAVIVRTKTGAHRKDGSYIKFDENACVIIRDDKSPRGTRIFGPVARELRDNNYMKIVSLAPEVL; encoded by the coding sequence GTGATCCAAACAGAAAGTCGTTTGAAAGTTGCCGATAACTCAGGAGCAAGAGAAGTCTTAGCTATTAAAGTATTGGGTGGATCTGGCCGTAAATACGCAAACATTGGTGATGTTATTGTTGCAACAGTAAAACAAGCAACACCCGGTGGCGTTGTCAAAAAAGGTGAAGTTGTTAAAGCTGTTATCGTTCGTACTAAAACTGGTGCACACCGTAAAGACGGTTCATACATCAAGTTCGATGAAAATGCATGCGTAATTATCCGTGATGACAAGAGCCCACGTGGAACACGTATCTTTGGACCTGTTGCTCGTGAATTACGTGACAACAACTACATGAAGATTGTTTCTCTAGCTCCAGAAGTATTGTAA
- the rpsQ gene encoding 30S ribosomal protein S17 — MTEQRNKRKVYQGRVVSDKMDKTIVVEVSTYKNHPTYGKRVRYSKKYKAHDENNQAKLGDIVKIMETRPLSATKNFRLMEIVEESVII; from the coding sequence ATGACTGAACAACGTAATAAACGTAAAGTCTACCAAGGCCGTGTTGTCTCTGACAAAATGGATAAAACAATTGTAGTAGAAGTATCTACTTACAAAAACCATCCTACATACGGTAAACGTGTAAGATACTCTAAAAAGTACAAAGCACATGACGAAAACAATCAAGCAAAACTTGGTGATATCGTAAAAATCATGGAAACTCGTCCGCTATCTGCTACTAAAAACTTCCGTTTGATGGAGATTGTAGAAGAGTCTGTGATTATCTAA
- the rpmC gene encoding 50S ribosomal protein L29: MKANEIKDLSTAEMIEKEKAFKEELFNLRFQLATGQLENTARLKEVRKSIARIKTVLRQELQNQ; this comes from the coding sequence ATGAAGGCTAATGAAATCAAAGACTTATCCACTGCTGAAATGATTGAGAAAGAAAAAGCATTCAAAGAAGAGCTTTTCAATCTACGATTCCAACTTGCTACAGGGCAACTTGAAAACACTGCCCGCCTTAAAGAAGTTCGCAAATCAATTGCACGCATTAAAACAGTATTGCGTCAAGAGTTGCAAAATCAGTAA
- the rplP gene encoding 50S ribosomal protein L16, with translation MLVPKRVKHRREFRGKMRGEAKGGKEIVFGEFGLQAVDSKWITNRQIEAARIAMTRYMKRGGKVWIKIFPHKSYTSKAIGVRMGKGKGAPEGWVSPVKRGKIMFEVGGVPEEVAREALRLASHKLPIKTKIVKRTEIGGESNEG, from the coding sequence ATGTTAGTACCTAAACGTGTAAAACACCGTCGTGAATTCCGTGGAAAAATGCGCGGAGAAGCAAAAGGTGGAAAAGAAATTGTTTTTGGTGAATTTGGTTTGCAAGCTGTTGATTCAAAATGGATCACTAACCGTCAAATCGAAGCAGCCCGTATTGCTATGACTCGTTACATGAAACGTGGTGGGAAAGTTTGGATTAAAATCTTCCCTCACAAATCATATACATCTAAAGCTATTGGTGTTCGTATGGGTAAAGGTAAAGGTGCTCCAGAAGGCTGGGTATCTCCTGTAAAACGCGGCAAAATCATGTTTGAAGTTGGCGGCGTACCTGAAGAAGTAGCACGTGAAGCTTTGCGTTTGGCATCTCATAAATTGCCAATCAAAACTAAAATCGTAAAACGTACAGAAATTGGTGGTGAATCGAATGAAGGCTAA
- the rpsC gene encoding 30S ribosomal protein S3, whose product MGQKINPIGMRVGIIRDWDAKWYAEKDFADFLHEDLKIRKHIETNLKEASVSRVEIERAANRVNISIHTAKPGMVIGKGGSEVEKLRKALNTLTNKRVHINIVEIKKADLDAKLVGEGIARQLENRVAFRRAQKQAIQRTMRAGAHGIKTMVSGRLNGADMARSETHSEGTVPLHTLRADIDYAWEEADTTYGKLGVKVWISRGEVLPERKSEKGGK is encoded by the coding sequence GTGGGTCAAAAAATTAATCCAATAGGAATGCGTGTTGGCATTATCCGTGATTGGGATGCTAAATGGTACGCAGAAAAAGATTTCGCTGATTTCTTACATGAAGATTTAAAGATTCGTAAACATATCGAAACTAACTTAAAAGAAGCATCTGTTTCTCGCGTAGAAATCGAACGTGCAGCTAACCGTGTTAATATTTCAATCCATACTGCTAAACCAGGAATGGTTATCGGTAAAGGTGGATCTGAAGTAGAAAAACTACGTAAAGCTCTAAACACTTTAACAAACAAACGTGTTCATATTAACATCGTTGAGATTAAAAAAGCAGACTTGGATGCTAAATTAGTGGGAGAAGGAATTGCAAGACAATTAGAAAACCGTGTTGCTTTCCGTCGCGCACAAAAACAAGCTATCCAACGTACAATGAGAGCTGGAGCTCATGGTATCAAAACTATGGTTTCTGGTCGTTTGAACGGAGCAGATATGGCTCGTTCAGAAACTCATTCTGAAGGAACTGTTCCTTTGCATACTCTTCGTGCAGACATTGACTATGCATGGGAAGAAGCTGACACTACTTACGGTAAACTAGGCGTTAAAGTTTGGATTTCCCGTGGTGAAGTATTGCCAGAACGTAAATCTGAGAAAGGAGGGAAATAA
- the rplV gene encoding 50S ribosomal protein L22, with translation MAEQITAAKATAKTVRIAPRKVRLVVDLIRGKSIGEAISILKFTPRSASPAVEKVLMSAIANAEHNYDLDIENLVVSEAYVNEGPTMKRFRPRAKGSASQILKRTSHITIVVSEKKEG, from the coding sequence ATGGCAGAACAAATTACAGCTGCAAAAGCAACTGCTAAAACTGTCCGTATCGCACCTCGTAAGGTTCGTCTAGTAGTGGATCTTATCAGAGGAAAAAGTATTGGAGAAGCAATCTCCATTCTGAAATTTACACCACGCTCTGCATCACCTGCAGTCGAAAAAGTGTTAATGTCAGCAATTGCTAATGCGGAACATAACTATGATTTAGATATTGAAAACTTGGTAGTAAGTGAAGCTTATGTGAACGAAGGACCAACAATGAAACGCTTCCGTCCTCGTGCTAAAGGATCCGCTTCACAAATTTTGAAACGTACAAGCCACATTACAATCGTGGTATCAGAAAAGAAGGAGGGATAA
- the rpsS gene encoding 30S ribosomal protein S19: MGRSLKKGPFVDEHLMKKVEVAAKSEKKQVIKTWSRRSTIFPQFIGQTIAVYDGRKHVPVYIQEDMVGHKLGEFAPTRTYRGHAADDKKTGRR, from the coding sequence ATGGGTCGTAGTTTGAAAAAAGGACCTTTCGTCGATGAACATCTTATGAAGAAAGTGGAAGTTGCTGCTAAGAGCGAGAAAAAACAAGTTATTAAAACTTGGTCACGCCGTTCAACAATTTTCCCACAATTCATCGGCCAAACGATTGCAGTATATGATGGAAGAAAACATGTCCCTGTATACATTCAAGAAGATATGGTAGGACACAAATTAGGGGAGTTCGCTCCAACAAGAACATACCGCGGACACGCGGCTGACGATAAGAAAACAGGTCGTCGTTAA